From Variimorphobacter saccharofermentans, one genomic window encodes:
- a CDS encoding ABC transporter transmembrane domain-containing protein, which yields MEEGKPPKYQWSGVLIIMVPNNSFAKGDETKGIFQRFFHLLLPQKRLIMNIFVASLLITIFGILGSFYFKVLLDDILSAGLLKTLHIFSIGVILLNLFKVVLSAIRAHLLLYLSQKLDIALLLGYYNHVLKGMNYLMWMVEVGSAMH from the coding sequence ATGGAAGAAGGTAAACCACCAAAGTATCAATGGAGTGGTGTTCTCATCATCATGGTCCCAAATAATTCCTTTGCGAAGGGGGATGAAACCAAAGGTATATTCCAACGGTTTTTCCATTTGTTATTACCACAGAAACGATTAATTATGAATATATTTGTGGCATCACTTTTGATTACCATTTTTGGCATTCTGGGATCCTTTTATTTTAAAGTGCTTCTGGATGATATTTTATCAGCCGGTTTATTAAAAACATTACATATATTTTCAATTGGAGTCATTCTCCTGAATCTGTTCAAGGTAGTATTGTCAGCAATCCGAGCTCATCTATTGTTGTATTTAAGTCAAAAACTTGATATTGCTTTGCTTCTGGGATATTACAACCATGTACTTAAGGGAATGAATTACTTAATGTGGATGGTGGAGGTTGGCTCGGCAATGCATTAA
- a CDS encoding DUF6618 family protein, translating into MEFVCTHETKKNKTKWTGEITRCKGGQERCEFEIQSRGSYYHVIIGKHDYGHYVCVPDWDVGCELADYGDLFWNTECLAKQLRIADAITIATAIREIKVSL; encoded by the coding sequence ATGGAGTTTGTTTGCACCCATGAGACAAAGAAAAATAAGACAAAGTGGACCGGTGAAATAACCAGATGTAAAGGTGGCCAGGAACGATGTGAATTCGAGATACAAAGCAGAGGCTCCTATTACCATGTGATTATTGGAAAACATGATTATGGTCATTATGTATGTGTTCCAGACTGGGATGTTGGATGTGAGTTAGCTGATTATGGGGATTTATTCTGGAATACTGAGTGTCTAGCAAAACAGCTAAGAATAGCAGATGCTATAACAATAGCAACAGCAATTAGAGAAATAAAAGTATCATTATAA
- a CDS encoding ExeA family protein: MYETFYELKATPFSRSIPTDSLYMPTELMEILNRLNYVAERQLFAVVTGDCGTGKTTILRKLSNDLDRNKYKFLYLSDSKLTPRNFYRILLEQMGFQAKYNRGDAKRQLHTEIEIMKAVHGIQPICVCDECHLLSREMLEEIRFLLNVKLDSVSPMGLILTGQTELWQKLQLQAYTAIRQRIDIQSVLNHYDRSQTGAYIRHQMNYAGSTSEVFSEAAIDAIHQYSSGTARIIDKVCTSILLYGSQSRKRIIVIMLSSWFSNASFHRRYGEWSLFAPMRQRKIRQSGPVK; this comes from the coding sequence ATGTATGAGACGTTTTATGAGCTTAAAGCAACACCATTCTCCAGAAGTATCCCTACAGATTCGTTATATATGCCAACGGAACTTATGGAAATTCTAAATCGCTTAAACTATGTGGCAGAGCGACAACTCTTTGCGGTAGTGACTGGCGACTGTGGAACCGGTAAGACAACGATACTGCGCAAGCTTAGCAATGATCTAGATAGAAATAAGTATAAGTTTCTGTACCTCTCTGATTCAAAGCTTACACCCAGGAACTTTTATCGAATTCTTTTGGAGCAGATGGGGTTTCAGGCAAAGTATAACCGTGGGGATGCCAAAAGACAGCTCCATACGGAAATCGAGATCATGAAAGCAGTTCATGGAATTCAACCCATATGTGTCTGCGATGAATGCCATCTACTGAGCCGCGAGATGCTGGAGGAGATACGTTTTCTATTAAATGTAAAGCTTGATTCCGTAAGCCCTATGGGACTGATACTGACAGGACAGACCGAACTTTGGCAAAAGCTTCAGCTTCAGGCTTATACAGCAATACGTCAGAGAATCGATATCCAAAGTGTATTGAACCATTATGACCGCTCCCAGACAGGCGCCTATATCCGTCACCAGATGAATTATGCCGGAAGTACCAGTGAAGTATTCAGCGAAGCGGCTATTGATGCCATTCATCAGTATAGTTCGGGAACGGCAAGAATTATAGATAAAGTATGTACGAGTATTCTTCTCTATGGAAGTCAATCTAGAAAACGAATCATAGTGATCATGCTGTCAAGCTGGTTCTCGAATGCGAGTTTTCATAGGAGGTATGGAGAATGGAGTTTGTTTGCACCCATGAGACAAAGAAAAATAAGACAAAGTGGACCGGTGAAATAA
- a CDS encoding DDE-type integrase/transposase/recombinase, with protein MDNKRSEEIAANRLKVIAPLMDTKLDKDKLQLLKEEICIQTGLSERTIRRYLNDYKKKGFEGLKPQSPGRGGNSIIPEDVIQESIALRREVPKRSITELIRILEWEGKVEPGFLRRSTLQDQLNYRGYSSRQMRTYASSVTGARRFQKPWRNYLWQSDIKYGIYVNGQPTYMVCFLDDCTRHVLHSEFYPTLDQKIVQDCFRKALLKYGAPDSVYFDNGKQFRTHWMQRACGKLGIRLLYARPYSPESNGKQERYNQTVDSFLREVQLSKPKSLDELNRLYQVWMEECYFHKGHSALEGKSPYEAYQSDRHELRMLSAEMIADAFLACETRKVNKSGCISFMGQKYEVELGLHMIHKKVEVVYDAADISKVTIECKGLPTCTATPLKIGSHSGERPKLPEHLEAIPAKESRLLRATEQKIRSVRRYAKQRSHSPD; from the coding sequence ATGGATAACAAGAGAAGCGAAGAAATCGCAGCTAACAGACTGAAGGTCATTGCACCTCTAATGGACACCAAACTGGATAAAGATAAACTTCAACTATTAAAAGAAGAAATCTGTATCCAGACCGGATTATCAGAGCGTACGATACGGAGATACCTGAATGATTATAAGAAAAAAGGCTTTGAAGGACTGAAGCCACAGAGTCCGGGACGAGGAGGTAACTCCATTATACCTGAGGATGTCATACAGGAATCCATTGCTCTCAGAAGAGAGGTTCCCAAAAGGAGTATCACAGAATTGATCCGCATACTGGAATGGGAAGGTAAGGTTGAACCTGGGTTTTTAAGAAGAAGTACTCTACAGGATCAGCTGAATTACCGTGGGTATTCCAGTCGCCAGATGCGTACCTATGCAAGCAGTGTAACAGGAGCCAGGCGATTTCAGAAACCGTGGCGTAATTATCTGTGGCAAAGCGATATTAAATATGGTATTTATGTGAACGGACAGCCCACCTACATGGTCTGCTTCTTAGATGACTGTACTCGTCATGTTTTACATTCCGAGTTCTATCCTACTCTAGATCAAAAGATTGTACAGGACTGTTTCCGAAAAGCACTGCTTAAATATGGTGCTCCTGACTCAGTCTACTTTGATAATGGGAAACAATTTCGAACACACTGGATGCAAAGAGCCTGCGGAAAGCTGGGAATTAGGCTTTTATACGCGCGACCATACTCTCCAGAATCTAATGGGAAACAGGAAAGATACAACCAGACCGTAGATTCTTTCCTGAGAGAAGTACAGCTATCTAAGCCCAAAAGCCTGGATGAGCTCAACCGGTTATATCAGGTATGGATGGAGGAATGCTACTTTCATAAGGGACATAGTGCATTAGAAGGTAAATCTCCTTATGAGGCATACCAATCAGACCGACATGAACTACGAATGCTATCGGCTGAGATGATAGCAGATGCTTTTCTTGCCTGTGAAACCAGAAAAGTGAATAAGAGCGGATGTATCAGCTTCATGGGGCAGAAATACGAAGTGGAGCTTGGTCTGCATATGATTCATAAAAAGGTAGAGGTGGTTTATGATGCTGCTGATATCTCGAAGGTTACGATAGAATGCAAAGGGCTGCCTACCTGTACAGCCACTCCATTAAAAATCGGAAGCCACTCAGGAGAAAGACCGAAACTCCCAGAACATCTGGAAGCCATTCCGGCAAAGGAATCAAGGCTATTAAGGGCGACAGAACAAAAAATAAGGAGCGTCAGACGATACGCAAAACAGCGATCTCATTCACCGGATTGA
- a CDS encoding DUF6431 domain-containing protein, with amino-acid sequence MPCPYCEERLKVIGSRKRGIIEYNGEKKILIIRRLRCLGCGRVHHELPDLIVPYKRYSSETVELIISSSNTETDDYPCELSTAIRLKIWFFSAP; translated from the coding sequence ATCCCATGTCCCTATTGTGAGGAACGATTAAAAGTAATCGGGAGCCGCAAACGAGGAATAATCGAATACAACGGTGAAAAGAAAATTTTAATAATTAGAAGGTTACGCTGCCTAGGTTGTGGACGGGTTCATCACGAACTACCAGATCTCATTGTTCCCTATAAAAGGTACAGTTCAGAGACAGTTGAACTTATCATCTCATCTTCTAATACTGAAACTGATGATTATCCCTGTGAACTAAGCACTGCTATCCGTTTGAAGATTTGGTTTTTTTCTGCTCCGTGA
- a CDS encoding type II toxin-antitoxin system antitoxin SocA domain-containing protein, giving the protein MVKERKVDFCTQCRKETAYQLRKKIVQKVIKEKNYDFEIIIAVCDECGEEMDIPGLLDFNIKSIDEQYRKEEGLISVDDIKKIMNIYNIGKAPLSIALGFGEITITRYLLGQMPSKEYSDIIKKALSSPNYMIELLNENAEKMGETAYKKAIKAAEKVAGLFCISNKMLLTISYIFDQMQEITPLALQKILYFIQGIYMVMYGEPLFKEDCMAWVHGPVYEEVYDLFKDFKYNPIEDNRFAIFKERFVELSDQEKKVINLVINTFGKYSGKVLETITHNESPWKEARNNYDPLQLSRVIIDKNEIMKYFNLIANKYGIDTEEKLNRYIRSYL; this is encoded by the coding sequence ATGGTAAAGGAGAGAAAGGTTGATTTCTGTACACAATGCAGAAAAGAAACGGCGTATCAGCTGCGTAAGAAAATTGTCCAAAAAGTGATTAAAGAAAAAAACTATGACTTTGAGATAATAATTGCTGTGTGTGATGAGTGTGGAGAGGAGATGGACATTCCTGGGTTATTAGACTTTAACATTAAAAGTATTGATGAGCAGTACCGAAAAGAAGAAGGTCTTATTAGTGTTGATGATATTAAAAAAATAATGAATATATATAACATTGGAAAAGCTCCATTATCCATTGCACTTGGATTTGGCGAAATTACTATCACACGATATCTTTTAGGTCAGATGCCATCTAAAGAATACTCAGATATTATAAAAAAAGCATTGTCATCACCGAATTATATGATTGAATTGTTAAATGAAAATGCCGAGAAGATGGGAGAAACGGCATATAAGAAAGCAATTAAGGCAGCAGAAAAAGTAGCAGGACTTTTTTGCATTTCTAACAAAATGCTTTTAACCATATCTTATATTTTTGACCAAATGCAGGAAATAACCCCATTAGCATTACAGAAAATCTTATATTTTATTCAGGGGATATACATGGTTATGTATGGTGAACCTTTGTTTAAGGAAGATTGTATGGCATGGGTTCATGGACCGGTATATGAGGAAGTTTACGATTTGTTTAAAGATTTCAAATATAACCCGATAGAGGATAATCGATTTGCAATATTTAAAGAACGCTTTGTGGAATTAAGTGATCAGGAGAAGAAAGTAATTAATCTGGTTATTAATACATTTGGTAAATATAGTGGAAAAGTATTAGAAACAATTACTCATAATGAAAGTCCATGGAAAGAAGCTAGAAATAATTATGATCCATTACAGCTATCACGGGTAATAATTGATAAGAATGAAATTATGAAGTATTTCAACTTGATTGCAAATAAGTATGGCATTGACACAGAGGAAAAATTAAACAGATATATTCGAAGTTATTTGTGA